In Dromaius novaehollandiae isolate bDroNov1 unplaced genomic scaffold, bDroNov1.hap1 HAP1_SCAFFOLD_102, whole genome shotgun sequence, a genomic segment contains:
- the LOC135326284 gene encoding maestro heat-like repeat-containing protein family member 2B, with protein sequence MFLVVKAVETVFGDHRSKVKVAVLGFIKELFSSGVENCSAWGLVAYVFREFSRATSRLETGNLSEREAVAETALQTLCLHVLDTLDVSASGMTRLLWPRLLQFVVPAQYTGTLVPLSRCLRELVERQERAEEKEEPNYLCYQERAKLPTPQALLVRLLVLACSPYEGGGHGAVALQLLKTLHRAIHRAVGIPWMAQIPSLLQYLEGKDESSLDYAEWECRLLQFLRTSLEAIKNETWNMKLNGELTQQMAHYPNFSKEKNFLYKAVGGALAASQNISYIEEQLQSYLERVRRLEPSEREGPISVLASSAEGHFDLALKTVHDFAAAGENRRLPRVFTLQKEHQKENGAKTAAAVMLIYSKIALHAPKQQLLARVETDIVENILCQYRTSPQDTELKLALIQSVTEVSCALQGVGTCENFSFASKRVLLELVLDFMKQEPLDCVASPVRYRAILAVEHLSKIKPSLTQKENCHLLQECFRSLFPLPPLEQTKEGEAADDAEHAEALYTRSLEALARLMTSLEEELTLSWLKETFHLLEAWLRSGKEWERERALYACTHLLKTYTERLEDARENSSEQFGSMIGVLGPLSCDSLATSRQRAVDCISCLLSTQGKVMHTREVDLNHFCEELVAADVDSLLRTSSKIAKVACKSFCSEQARGFLKAVLGSMLSFSPTCARAAGEWMLIFLKECGREMLREVPEILTILYDHLPAAQQGSLKEFLFEAVSVLGCYHPEAVTNSLLQRHLPMDSDTVELWRTLGRGIFAIEMLQLLMGKLESAEDTPARSNCLDEEGSDNLAALEPLMVTCALRELVYSLEPRESVSLLLPRLFPMLLKQISNTLGKELPSSAGRVEDEPVLVASGEGSSPCRLSIKALDTVLCKCISEKCMGILRKQNTWAFLENPRTYHEGMCLLTSVLLQTDVVTVTTIRAVLPWLDSPSANLRIMAASFFAELMKAPMLQKWKLLQPVRRALVDKSLDASSTVRRMAVRGLGNLASGAPEKLRKHKKAILKALMRAIKDVTSSEIVGESLSALAKVVAELGEKDIGVTFKEIALYTKTFFDVDEAVLRSSAFTLYGVLASSAKRKWKSFLGKEITTSTWTRIMLHLQDPDPEVCNACRSTFLLCTPFLGLQKLQTQVALNTEKSAEELQEAVCSHLARDMPELLQSVYDTLQTYFWSSCWGMRTAAIQLAGKRQS encoded by the exons atgttcctggttgtcaaggcagtggaaactgtctttggagaccaccggagtaag GTGAAGGTGGCTGTTCTTGGTTTCATCAAGGAACTGTTCAGCTCTGGTGTCGAGAACTGTTCGGCCTGGGGTCTGGTGGCCTATGTTTTCAGGGAGTTCAGTCGGGCCACCAGCAGACTG gagacaggaaacCTCTCTGAGAGGGAAGCAGTGGCAGAGACCGCGCTTCAAACTCTCTGCTTACATGTCCTCGACACCCTGGACGTCTCAGCAAGCGGCATGACAAGA ctcctatgGCCAAGGCTCCTCCAGTTCGTAGTGCCAGCTCAGTACACTGGCACTCTGGTCCCACTCTCCCGCTGCCTCAGGGAGCTcgtggagagacaggagagagcagaagagaaggaggaacccAATTACCTGTGCTACCAAGAACGCg ccaaactgccaactccccaggctctgctggtacGTCTCCTG gtgcttgcttgctctccttatgaaggaggtggccatggagctgttgccctgcagctgctgaagacccTTCACAGGGCAATTCACAGAGCGGTGGGGATTCCCTGGATGGCCCAGAtcccttccttgctgcagtaCCTTGAAG gaaaagatgagagctccCTGGACTATGCAGAATGGGAGTGCCGTCTGCTGCAG ttcctgagaacatctctggaagccataaagaatgagacctggaatatgaagctgaatggcgagttaactcagcagatggcccactatccaaacttttccaaggagaag aatttcctctaTAAGGCTGTGGGGGGAGCACTGGCAGCGTCTCAGAACATCAGCTACATTGAAGAACAGCTGCAGAGCTACTTGGAAAGAGTCAGACGTCTGGAaccttctgagagagag ggaCCGATTTCGGTGTTAGCATCCTCTGCTGAGGGCCACTTCGACCTGGCCTTGAAGACAGTCcacgactttgctgctgctggggagaatagGAGACTTCCTAGGGTCTTCACCCTCCAGAAG GAGCACCAGAAGGAGAACGgagcaaagacagctgctgctgtcatgctcatctacagtaaaatagcactccatgcacccaagcagcagcttcttgcccGGGTCGAGACGGACATTGTAGAGAACATCCTGTGCCAGTACAGAACCAGCCCTCAG GACACAGAACTCAAGCTGGCCCTAATCCAGAGTGTCACAGAAGTCAGCTGCGCCCTTCAAGGCGTTGGCACCTGTgagaacttcagctttgcttcgaagagggtgctgctggagcttgtgctg gacTTCATGAAGCAGGAGCCCCTGGATTGCGTGGCTTCTCCCGTTCGCTACAGGGCAATTCTTGCGGTGGAGCACTTGAG caAGATCAAGCCATCTCTGACCCAGAAGGAAAACTGTCATCTTCTTCAGGAGTGCTTCCGAAGcctatttccccttcctccccttgagcagacaaaagaaggggaggcagcagatgatgctgagcatgcagag gCTCTCTATACACGATCCCTGGAAGCTCTTGCTCGCCTCATGACAAGTCTTGAGGAAGAGCTGACCTTGTCATGGCTCAAGGAAACCTTTCAC CTCCTAGAGGCCTGGCTCCGTTCTGGgaaagagtgggagagagagagggcccTTTATGCCTGCACTCATCTGCTAAAGACTTACACCGAGAGACTGGAGGATGCT AGAGAAAACTCTTCTGAGCAGTTTGGCTCCATGATTGGAGTgctggggcctctcagctgtgactccCTGGCCACATCACGCCAGCGGGCAGTCGACtgtatcagctgccttctctcaacacaag gCAAGGTTATGCACACAAGGGAAGTGGATCTGAATCACTTCTGTGAGGAGCTAGTGGCCGCAGATGTGGATTCGCTGCTGAGGACCTCTTCCAAAATCGCAAAG gttgcatgcaaatccttttgctcagagcaggcaagaggctttctgaaggctgtcctgggcagcatgctgtcCTTCAGCCCCACTTGTGCTCGGGCAGCAGGCGAGTGGATGCTCATCTTCCTGAaggaatgtggaagagaaatgttgcGGGAG gtgccagaaatcctgacaatcctttacgatcatctgccagctgctcagcagggcagcctgAAGGAGTTCCTCTTTGAGGCAGTGTCTGTCCTGGGCTGCTATCACCCTGAGGCAGTAACCAACAGCCTCCTCCAGAGAcacctgcccatggacag TGATAccgtggagctgtggaggactcttggcagaggcatctttgcaattgaaatgctCCAGTTGCTAATGGGCAAACTGGAGAGCGCTGAAGACACCCCCGCCAGAAGCAACTGCCTCGATGAGGAAGGGAGCGACAAtctggctgcgctggagcctctcatg GTAACCTGTGCCCTCCGTGAGCTGGTGTattccctggagccccgggaaagtgtgtctctcctgctgccacggctgtttccaatgctgctgaaacaaatcagcaacactcttggaaaggagctgccttcatCTGCAGGAAGAGTTGAAGACGAGCCAGTCCTTGTGGCAAGTGGTGAAGGCAGCAGTCCTTGCAG gctttccatcaaagcaTTAGATACTGTGCTCTGCAAGTGCATCAGTGAGAAATGCATGGGGATTCTCCGGAAGCAGAACACATgggcttttcttgaaaatccccGGACATACCATGAGGGCATGTGTCTGCTGACTAG tgttctcctccaaACTGATGTGGTCACGGTGACCACCATACGTGCTGTCTTGCCATGGCTGGACTCGCCATCAGCAAACCTGAGGATCatggcagcatctttctttgctgag CTGATGAAGGCGCCAATGCTTCAGAAGTGGAAGCTACTTCAGCCTGTCCGCCGTGCATTGGTGGACAAATCCCTggatgccagcagcactgtgcgccggatggcagtgaggggcctgggcaatctggccagtggagcacctgagaag ctgagaaagcacaAGAAGGCCATTCTGAAGGCGTTAATGAGGGCCATCAAGGACGTCACCTCTTCTGAGATCGTGGGCGAGAGTTTGTCAGCTCTGGCGaaagtggtggcagagctgggagagaaggacatTGGAGTCACCTTTAAAGAAATCGCCCTTTAtaccaagactttctttgatgTC GACGAGGCAGTCCTTCGTTCCTCAGCCTTCACCTTGTATGgagtcctggcctcctctgccaagaggaaatggaaatcttttctcgGCAAAGAAATTACAACTTCTACGTGGACCAGAATTATGCTCCATCTTCAGGACCCAGATCCAGAAGTTTGCAAT gcctgtcgaagcactttcctgctctgcactccattcctgggcctgcagaagctgcaaacccaagttgctctgaacaccgagaagagtgcagaagagctccaggaagctgtctgcagtcacctg GCCAGAGACATGCCAGAGCTTCTGCAAAGCGTCTATGACACCCTCCAGACCTACTTCTGGAGCTCGTGTTGGGGGATGCGGACTGCAGCCATCCAATTAGCTGGTAAGAGACAAAGCTGA